The Pandoraea vervacti DNA window TTTCGACCTGAATCTCACCATCCGAGAACCGGCTGGCCATGGCTTTGCCAAGCGGGATACCGAGAGTGTCGACGACCGCTTGGGCCAGGGCGGGATTGGCGTTCCCGGTGAATACCATCAGGTTATCACTACTCATCTGGCTACCTGCGGGACGTTTGGATGCTGAGACTTTACGACAGAGAAATTGGCAGGGGAGGAAGGACTCGAACCCTCGTATGCCGGAATCAAAATCCGGTGCCTTAACCAACTTGGCGACTCCCCTACACTAACCGATGCCTTCGCTGCGTCGTAGGAAACGCAACAAAGTAAAACCCTTTTACGCGAAGGCGAACATTGGATGTTCGGCCAGGCTAGTGGTCACTTGACCGATCCAGCGCTCTGGCAATCGCTTGTATGCCGCTTCCGCATCTGCCTTCGTGTCGAATGCTGCAAACACGCTGGCACCGGATCCCGTCATACGTGCAGTGGTGAAGGTTCTGAACCAGTCAATCACAGCAGCGACTTCCGCGTATTCTCGAGTGACTGCCGCCTGCATGTCGTTACGGAAAATTTCATCCGTTTCGAACACGTTTTTGTTGGCGTGCTCAAGAAAGAACGCCATTGTGACGATCTTCGAATCCCTTGTCAACAGGGGATCGTTAAATATTTTGCTGGTGGCGACGTGCGTGCGCGGGTTGACCACGAGGAAGTGCCGTTCGGGCAGATCCACAGCCTGCAATTCCTCTCCCAGGCCCTGTGCAAAGGCGTTTCGGCCGAACACGAAAAACGGCACGTCCGCCCCCAGCTTCAATGCCAGCGTCTGGAGGACTTCGCGTGGCAGGTCGAGTTGCCACATGCGGTTGAGCGCGAGCAGCGTGGTGGCCGCGTCCGAACTGCCGCCGCCGATGCCGCCGCCCGCGGGCAGGCGCTTCTCGATCCCGATATCCACGCCAAAGCGCACGCCGCAGTGCGCTTGCAGCAGATGGGCTGCGCGCACGGTCAGATCGGTCTCCGGCGGCACGCCCGGCAGCGGGTTCGTGTGCACGATCCGGCCATCGTCGCGACGCTCGAAATGCAGCGTGTCGGCCCAGTCGATCAGTTGGAAGACGGTTTGGAGTTCGTGATAGCCGTTGGGCCGGCGTCCTACGATGTGCAGGAACAAATTCAGCTTGGCCGGGGCCGGGCAGTCACGCAGGATCTCGTACATGGCGATGCAAAGGCGGTGAGAGGGTATGGGCGCGCGTGCGCCCGGTGCGGCATTTTACCCGCGGCCGCAGGGCAGACGTGTTCAGGCGGCTTTCGGCTATTCGTCGATCACGAGCCGCACGGCCAGCGGCGAGCCATCGAGATCGCGCGACAGGTCGATACGCTTGACGCGCGTCGGCGTGCCGTCGAAGTACGCCTGATAGTCGATGGTCCAGCCGTCCTGCTTCAGACGTGTGGGACGTTGCGTTTGCGCATCGCGCTCGATGCTCGCCTGCGAGCCTGGCGCCCCCTGCATGTGCAGCCAGTACCGCAGGCCGCCCACGGGCAATGCGAAGCCGAGCGCATCGTGCATGACATCTTCGAGCCGAGGGCCGGTGAGCGGCGCCTTGCCGGGCAATTCGAGCGACGCGCTGCGCGGGCTTTGGCGCACGATGGCCTGCGTCTGCCCCAGCGGATCGAGCAGTTGAACGGTGGCGTTCTCTCCGTTTTGCTGCCAGTCGAAGTTGCCGTAGGTGTTGCGCGTCTCCCCGTTTTGCTCGTAGCGCACGGAGAAGCGGCCGCGATAATGCTCGACACTCACCCCGGCCGTCGGCTCGACGGGTGCGGGCGGCGCGAGACTTGCGCAACCCGTGACGACGACAGCGGCGGCGCACGCCAGCGCAAGCGCTGCCGCGCGAACGGACTGGTGCAAACCGGCGCGTCGCGGGGCTCGCGCCGATCCGAAAAACTTCACCATCGAATGTTCCGCCATGCGCATTACGGAGCGACGTTGTAACGCTTCATGGTCGAGCGCAGCGTGTCGTCGTCGCCGTCGAGCTTGAGGGCTTCGCGCCAGGTCTTGCGCGCTTCGTCCTGCTGGCCCGACTCCCACAGCACTTCACCGAGATGCGCGCCGATTTCCGCCTGCGCCTGAATGCCGTACGCGCGACGCAGCAGTTCCAGCGCCTGCTGCTTGTCGCCGAGGCGATATTTCACCCAGGCGAGGCTGTCCATGATGTACGGATCTTCCGGCGAGAGCGACGACGCCTTTTGCAACAGCTTGAGCGCTTCGGGCAAACGCGTGTTGCGCTCGGTCAGCGAGTAGCCGAGCGCGTTGTAGGCCTGGGCGTTTTCCGGCTGCGAGGTCATGATGCGACGCATCGCCTTTTCCATGACGTCGTAGTGCTTGTTCAGTTCGGCCACCATGCCGTACTGATAAAGCAGATCCATGTCGTCCGGATGATTCTTGACCTCGACGGCGAGCAGTTTCTCGGCCTCGTCGTAACGCTTGGATTTGACCAGCAGATCCGACTCGGCGCGCTTGAGCGCCAGTTGCTCGCGCGGCTCACTTGCCTTGATGCCGTGAAGCAGCGCGCGGCCTTCGTCGAGTTTGCCCTGATCGGCGAGCAATTGCGCGCGTCCGATCTGCGCCGGCAGATAGGCGTTGCTGTCTTCGCGGATCTTCGAGAGCCACTTGTCGGCGGCCGGATAGTCCTTGCGATCCTGCGCGATCTGCGCGAGGTAGACGTAAGCCTGAGCGCCGTCGGCGTTCTGCTGCTCGGCTTCGGATGCGTACTTCTGCAAGTACTGTTCGGCTTGCTGCGGATGGTTGGCGTGCAGGTTCAGCAGCGCGAGCGCCATGAGCGTCGACAGTTCGTGCGGGTAGCGCTTCTCGAGCGTTTCGAACTGCTTTTGCGCGGCGTCGAGCTGGTTGTCGGCAAGGAGCAGCTTGGCGTAGGCGAAGCGGGCTTCCTTGGCGTCCGGATTCCGGTCGAGGAACGTCTTCAGGCTCGCAATGGCGCTGGTGCGCTCGCCCGGCCCCATCTGTCCGTAAAGCAACGCGGCAGCTTCGTAATCGGGCTTGAGCTTGAGTGCGGACTCGAGCGACGCGCGTGCGCCGGCAGTGTCACCGGCGTCGAGTTGCGAGCGTGCGATGGCCAGTTGCGCTTCGGGGCGCTGCATGTCGTTCGCCAGCATGCGCTTGAGTGAATCGATGCCGGTGGCGCGTTCCGGACTGCGCGCGATCATCTGCTGCAATTCGAGGATGGCCTGCCCACGGCGCGCTTCCGGCACCTTGTTCAGTTCCTCGACGAGCAGAGGTTCGGCTTCAGCCAGATGACCGGTGCCGACTTCGAGGCTGGCGAG harbors:
- the ispE gene encoding 4-(cytidine 5'-diphospho)-2-C-methyl-D-erythritol kinase, with the translated sequence MYEILRDCPAPAKLNLFLHIVGRRPNGYHELQTVFQLIDWADTLHFERRDDGRIVHTNPLPGVPPETDLTVRAAHLLQAHCGVRFGVDIGIEKRLPAGGGIGGGSSDAATTLLALNRMWQLDLPREVLQTLALKLGADVPFFVFGRNAFAQGLGEELQAVDLPERHFLVVNPRTHVATSKIFNDPLLTRDSKIVTMAFFLEHANKNVFETDEIFRNDMQAAVTREYAEVAAVIDWFRTFTTARMTGSGASVFAAFDTKADAEAAYKRLPERWIGQVTTSLAEHPMFAFA
- a CDS encoding outer membrane lipoprotein LolB gives rise to the protein MVKFFGSARAPRRAGLHQSVRAAALALACAAAVVVTGCASLAPPAPVEPTAGVSVEHYRGRFSVRYEQNGETRNTYGNFDWQQNGENATVQLLDPLGQTQAIVRQSPRSASLELPGKAPLTGPRLEDVMHDALGFALPVGGLRYWLHMQGAPGSQASIERDAQTQRPTRLKQDGWTIDYQAYFDGTPTRVKRIDLSRDLDGSPLAVRLVIDE
- a CDS encoding tetratricopeptide repeat protein, whose translation is MPNTRFQSIPAADPSAAIVAPVVLRLRGALARGAWAGATVLGVTCASAIMAFMPSSSAFAQTAQKAPAPASAPAAAPAAPGAAKAASADVDSEAVAPNANVPGEKLPNVALSSEVVFEVLAAELSLQQGNLAPAFNTYIALANRTKDPRMARRSVEIALGARQLGDALVAAKLWHQLDPSWRPASQLLASLEVGTGHLAEAEPLLVEELNKVPEARRGQAILELQQMIARSPERATGIDSLKRMLANDMQRPEAQLAIARSQLDAGDTAGARASLESALKLKPDYEAAALLYGQMGPGERTSAIASLKTFLDRNPDAKEARFAYAKLLLADNQLDAAQKQFETLEKRYPHELSTLMALALLNLHANHPQQAEQYLQKYASEAEQQNADGAQAYVYLAQIAQDRKDYPAADKWLSKIREDSNAYLPAQIGRAQLLADQGKLDEGRALLHGIKASEPREQLALKRAESDLLVKSKRYDEAEKLLAVEVKNHPDDMDLLYQYGMVAELNKHYDVMEKAMRRIMTSQPENAQAYNALGYSLTERNTRLPEALKLLQKASSLSPEDPYIMDSLAWVKYRLGDKQQALELLRRAYGIQAQAEIGAHLGEVLWESGQQDEARKTWREALKLDGDDDTLRSTMKRYNVAP